catggacacttttctgcaaaagcactttttgcagaaaagcgtctgtgccaatctagacgcggttttgcgcaagaaagccccgatcgctattttcgtgatcggggcttttttgcgcaaaacaataccatgttgtctacactggccctcttgcacaaatgcttttgcacaagaaggcttttgcccaaatgggagcagcatagtatttccgcaagaacactgacaatcttccatgagatcatcagtgttcttgcggaaattcaagcggccagtgtagacagctggcaagtttttccacaaaagcagctgcttttgcagaaaaacttgccaatatagatgcagCCAGGGCTTTTTGTGGCAGTGTTATCCCTCTCTATATGAGGAAtaggcctttttgcgcaagagctcatgaGTTCATGAGCAAGAAGCCTACAGTATAGACCTAGCTCCGGTGTGTTACCCTGGGCACCCGCTCCTCAGAATGGTGAGGGCAATGCACCAGCTATTGTTCTTGTGCAGGTTCCTGCAGCACATTTAGCAACACACCATGGTTTGGAGAAAGGCAGTGAAACCTCTCTTACTCCAGAGATATGGGCTGGAGTGACATGAGCAATGAGCGCACAGGGCAAAGCAGATCACCCAAGAAATAAACACAAACACCATCTAAGTCTCAGAAACTAGGCAGGCTGGGAACGAAGCAGTGTCTCATACTTGTTCACAGTAGGAACAGTCCCACAAGCTTTTATACACAGGCAGGCTGGGCGAGGGGCAGGCGCTGCGGGAGCTGAGAGTTTGCTTGAAACCTCAGGGACCCAGTGTGAGACACCATCCCAGGCATCTCTCTGACAGGAACAGAAGGGGATTGATGGGGAGCATGAGAATAGTGCCTCAGGGGTTGTGTAGCTTGCTGCCCTCGTTacgggtgtggccaaaacacagggcTCACTGGGAGAAGGATTTGAACCTGTGCGGGGAAACCCCAAACTTCCCgtgtgtgctgggagccaggtttgctgtgtgaaatcTGTGTGGCAGGTGACATCAGGcgtgggcactgggattatttaccagtttccttggccctggggcactgctgagctcacagctgtgatggccaagtggttaaggtgttggaatTGAAAttcaatagggtttccctgcacaGGTGCAAACCCTGCTGAAtcaaggcctgtgttttggccacacttTCTCCACTACATGCCCTATGTGCCACCTGGGTCCATGCAAACATTTCCACAAACTACCAGTTCCTAATGAACACTCAcagttaattatataattatatttgagccattttgctagtgcagcAGATGAGGAGATCAGTTTAATTGACATTATAAAACAGAATAAGTACTGTCACTTTCTCCTGCTACTCTGTCAAACTTCTTTTTAAACAGAGTAAAACATTAtgaccaacacaaaaggtttcaatgttttctttatttaaagtaGTAGTGGAGAActatttttgggttgggggtcactaATCCACAGAAGCAGAGTAGCAGCCATGTTAGCTTGGATCTGTCAAAGTGACAaagcgtcctgtggcaccttatagactaagggtatgtctacactacagcgctaatttgaactaacgcatctagaactaaaaactagttcgaattagcgttttgctaattcgaactagcgcgtccacactgattggacgcaggggggcatttaagggcagctgaaaccggttctggcagggcatcaggtcagtagttgcattgtgtggctgctgtctgaggctatctgaggctcgtgcttaaagggacccccccggacagccggttctcagcttttcctgcttgcttgccaacctcgccgagggacagcaaagcgttggtctctgtgcccgtctgtgttgatgcttcccttcggggacgccgctgcaggtggcaacatggagccagagctcgccctgaaCCTTCTGGTGCacattctggacttgctgctgcaagtctgccagcaatggcttgaggctgcctggcaccacctggtacacgtcagccccctgcctctgcctggctgccctgggggccgtggaggagccgcggcggtgccccggcaccggcgtgccccgccgcatctggcgtctggacaccagcagcgactggtgggaccgcatcatcctggagtgctgggaagaccgacagtggacccagaacttcaggatgaggagggacatcttcctggagctctgtgagtggctcgcccctgctctgcgcagaagggacacttgcatgaggcccaccatccccctccagaagcgggtggccatcgctcCACggtccacgccggacagctaccgatctgtcgggaaccagttcagcgtggggagatccaccgtcggtgcgGTGCTCTTGGAGGTATGGCACTCGTTGGCCACTgcgccgggaggggggaggggggctgcaaggaggggatgggccgccccagggacaaagggggggtgggaggaggtgaaagcgccccgcaccggaggggtcagtctgtcccggccatactacacgccgccaggggagttgcttccgggagtggggcgcggagcactgccagggcacgaatgctcccagccacccgggtgccccactgattggcgctttgctgtgtctctccgcaggtggtcaaggccatcaaccgggtgctgctccgcagggtggtccgcctcgccgacccagatgccgtcatccggggattcggcgccctcggcttccccaactgcgggggggccatcgacgggacgcacatccccatctgtgccccggaacaccaggcatcccattacgtgaaccgcaaagggtacttctccatcctcctgcaggccgtgtgtgtgaccaccggggacagttcacggatattaatgtgggctggtccggcaaagcacacgacgcccgggtgtactgcaactcctccgtgtgccagcggctgcaggccgggaccttcttccccgaccgccacatcagggttggggacgtggacatgcccgtgtgcctggtagGGGATGCCGCCTACtcactgcagctgtggctgatgaagccctacacggggcacctcaatccctcccgctaggccttcaatgccaggctgaccagggcctgcatcgtggtggagggggcttttgggcgactgaaagcccgctttcaatgcctcctcacccgtctggacctggctgagcacaacatccctcccgtggtggcagcatgttgtgtgctccacaatttatgtgagagaatgGATGAGaactggatggctgaggctgaccgcatggctggccactatggtcatcccgcaccgccgccatccgggaagcccagcggggggccgtctggatccgggaagccctgtgggagagcttccatgtggaggatgaggactgacctctcccttgcatgccccactggggccttcttccccccttccgcccttccctccttcccctttcctctccctacctactgtcaaataaagacacctgtttttcaaacaaaaacatctttttatttaacataatgggtggggggagggaggaatgaggatgggagaggagaggggagggggaaacctgggacgagggagctgg
This genomic window from Pelodiscus sinensis isolate JC-2024 chromosome 31, ASM4963464v1, whole genome shotgun sequence contains:
- the LOC142821572 gene encoding uncharacterized protein LOC142821572, with translation MRRDIFLELCEWLAPALRRRDTCMRPTIPLQKRVAIAPRSTPDSYRSVGNQFSVGRSTVGAVLLEVVKAINRVLLRRVVRLADPDAVIRGFGALGFPNCGGAIDGTHIPICAPEHQASHYVNRKGYFSILLQAVCVTTGDSSRILMWAGPAKHTTPGCTATPPCASGCRPGPSSPTATSGLGTWTCPCAW